One Candidatus Zymogenus saltonus genomic window carries:
- a CDS encoding Glu/Leu/Phe/Val dehydrogenase: protein MMLDEKYMYETTLYDPESGVTAFIVIDRLLNGVSGGGVRMSPGVTLAEVGMLARTMTYKFAAVGVRVGGAKSGILLDPRSPDKTKAVASFGRMAEPFLKTIYMIGEDMGTTAKDLTLIYEEAGINPIAFAKAKAKELGITLDIPEEVELSSLGGESFEEIITGYGLCEAAEEAVGRYGMELKSSTVSLQGFGTVGSISARNLARRGARVIAVTDIEGTILNKDGLDVEKLIEAKDNAGTIDRKMLDFEFTAGGGDGWLTAGADIIVPAAVAGAINEKNVKVVDAKLILEGANIPITEGAQKALTKRGVPIIPDFIANAGAAAGFGLILTGECKIEEVFGEFSRRIRSGVTHCIEESRKSGITTREAAINLALKNLSED, encoded by the coding sequence ATGATGTTAGACGAAAAATATATGTACGAGACGACCCTCTACGACCCCGAGAGCGGGGTCACCGCCTTTATTGTTATCGACAGGCTTTTAAACGGCGTCAGCGGCGGCGGTGTCAGGATGAGCCCCGGCGTCACCTTAGCCGAGGTGGGGATGCTCGCAAGGACCATGACATACAAGTTTGCCGCCGTGGGTGTAAGGGTTGGGGGCGCCAAGTCGGGCATCCTGCTCGATCCGAGATCCCCCGACAAAACAAAGGCCGTCGCCTCATTCGGGAGGATGGCCGAACCGTTCCTGAAGACGATCTACATGATCGGCGAAGACATGGGGACGACCGCCAAGGACCTCACCCTCATATACGAAGAGGCGGGGATCAACCCGATCGCCTTTGCCAAGGCGAAGGCTAAAGAGCTTGGGATAACCCTCGACATCCCGGAGGAGGTGGAGCTCTCAAGCCTGGGCGGGGAGAGCTTCGAGGAAATCATCACCGGCTACGGCCTCTGCGAGGCGGCCGAAGAGGCGGTGGGCCGTTACGGCATGGAGCTTAAAAGTTCAACCGTCTCGCTGCAGGGCTTTGGGACGGTGGGGAGCATCTCCGCCAGGAACCTCGCGCGGCGGGGGGCGAGGGTAATCGCCGTTACCGACATCGAGGGAACCATACTAAACAAAGACGGCCTTGACGTGGAGAAGCTAATCGAGGCGAAGGACAACGCAGGGACCATCGACAGGAAGATGCTCGACTTCGAGTTTACAGCGGGGGGCGGCGACGGGTGGCTGACGGCGGGGGCCGACATCATCGTCCCCGCGGCGGTGGCAGGGGCGATAAACGAAAAAAACGTCAAGGTAGTGGACGCCAAACTGATATTAGAGGGGGCGAACATCCCGATAACTGAGGGCGCCCAGAAAGCCCTCACCAAGAGGGGCGTTCCTATAATCCCCGATTTTATCGCAAACGCAGGGGCGGCGGCGGGCTTCGGTTTGATCCTCACCGGCGAGTGCAAGATCGAGGAGGTCTTCGGCGAGTTCAGCAGGAGGATCAGGAGCGGCGTTACGCACTGCATCGAGGAAAGCAGGAAGTCCGGCATCACGACGAGGGAGGCGGCAATAAACCTGGCGCTGAAAAACCTGAGTGAGGATTAG
- a CDS encoding SH3 domain-containing protein: MRKTKMSTKNFKIWTPIAIIAFLLLLGIFSNGTYYVGYDLVPDEAAILGAGVAVAQDNVTPCALVYGYVNDPDPNGLNVRGGPGSGYVIVDKLPSPTTGTYVVVTIVGSRGNWLEISEVSIFNGEEVLKKINGWVYAPLIATTTRDDDYDDSKSTAKLKERPDGSSRTIAEIPTEVTVSLLECKGSWVKIRYNNMEGWLSAEGQCPSPVTTCP; this comes from the coding sequence ATGAGAAAAACAAAAATGTCGACCAAAAATTTCAAAATATGGACGCCCATAGCGATTATCGCGTTTCTCCTCTTATTGGGCATTTTCAGCAACGGCACATACTATGTAGGATACGACCTTGTGCCGGATGAGGCTGCGATATTGGGGGCGGGCGTAGCCGTAGCGCAGGACAACGTCACCCCCTGCGCGCTGGTGTACGGCTACGTGAACGATCCCGACCCGAATGGCCTCAACGTAAGGGGGGGGCCGGGGAGCGGATATGTGATAGTCGATAAGCTCCCTTCGCCGACCACTGGGACATACGTCGTGGTCACCATCGTCGGATCAAGGGGGAATTGGCTTGAAATCAGCGAGGTGTCGATCTTCAACGGCGAAGAGGTGTTGAAGAAGATAAACGGCTGGGTGTATGCGCCGTTGATAGCCACGACGACGAGAGATGACGACTACGACGACTCCAAAAGTACCGCCAAGTTAAAGGAGAGGCCGGACGGCAGCTCCAGGACGATAGCGGAGATCCCAACAGAGGTCACGGTCTCGCTGCTTGAATGCAAGGGGAGCTGGGTCAAGATCAGATACAACAACATGGAGGGATGGCTCTCTGCGGAGGGGCAATGCCCAAGTCCGGTGACGACCTGCCCGTGA
- a CDS encoding CoA transferase gives MVWSPYYLVFYLDILLSTLIFHRFSVVSNEFNRGLSDLQLVSNIEFLIEWALNNRGETVSEKPLKGIRVVDLTRILSGPYCTMILKNLGAEVIKVERPYIGDDARLIGPFRDDDLRRSAYFMSLNAGKMSLSVNLKTEEGSGVLKRLIERSDVLVENYRPGTLAGLGFSEEDIMKINPEIVYASVSGFGHTGPDSKKGAYDMIVQALSGIISITGTEKGETVRVGTSVADIFAGMFAAIGVLTSLYRRCNTAAGARVDVAMLDGTVAVLENAIARYQTTGEIPGPMGKRHPSIAPFGGFRTADSEIIIAVGNDNLFEALCDVIGRPKLKKDDRFSTNELRTKNVKELTELINSALSGNTTDYWLERLTGAGIPCAKINNISDLFNCPQIRARNMLVPLDGEGDFKIAGNPVKIKGVPDCTSFEKAPALGEHNETVMTGVLGYSEAEVSELYEKGILFR, from the coding sequence ATGGTTTGGTCTCCCTACTATTTGGTTTTTTATTTGGATATATTGTTGTCGACTCTAATATTCCACAGATTTTCTGTTGTGTCAAATGAATTTAACAGGGGGCTGAGTGATTTACAGCTTGTTTCCAATATTGAATTTTTGATAGAATGGGCGCTGAATAATCGGGGGGAAACAGTGTCCGAAAAACCGCTTAAGGGAATCAGGGTGGTCGATCTCACCAGGATATTATCGGGGCCCTACTGCACGATGATCCTGAAAAACCTCGGGGCGGAGGTGATCAAGGTGGAGCGACCTTATATAGGTGATGACGCCAGGCTCATCGGCCCCTTCAGGGACGACGACTTGAGGAGGTCCGCCTACTTCATGAGCCTGAACGCCGGCAAGATGTCGCTCTCTGTAAATCTCAAGACGGAAGAGGGGAGTGGTGTCCTCAAAAGATTGATAGAGAGATCGGATGTCCTCGTGGAGAACTACCGTCCCGGAACTCTGGCGGGACTGGGCTTTTCGGAAGAGGACATTATGAAGATCAATCCGGAGATAGTATACGCCAGCGTCAGCGGGTTCGGCCACACCGGCCCCGACTCCAAGAAGGGGGCCTACGACATGATCGTCCAGGCCCTCTCCGGGATAATCTCGATTACGGGTACGGAAAAGGGCGAGACCGTCAGGGTGGGGACTTCGGTCGCGGACATCTTCGCCGGGATGTTTGCCGCCATCGGCGTCCTGACCTCCCTCTACCGGAGGTGCAATACCGCCGCCGGGGCGAGGGTGGACGTCGCCATGCTCGACGGCACCGTCGCCGTCCTCGAAAACGCGATCGCGAGATACCAGACGACAGGGGAGATACCCGGCCCGATGGGGAAGAGGCACCCGTCAATCGCCCCCTTCGGCGGCTTTCGGACCGCAGATTCGGAGATTATCATCGCCGTGGGAAACGACAATCTCTTTGAGGCACTATGCGACGTTATCGGGAGGCCGAAGCTCAAAAAGGACGATAGGTTTTCGACGAACGAGTTAAGGACGAAAAACGTTAAGGAACTGACCGAGCTTATAAATTCCGCCCTGTCCGGCAACACAACAGACTATTGGCTTGAGAGGCTTACCGGGGCGGGAATCCCCTGCGCCAAGATCAACAACATCTCGGACCTCTTTAATTGCCCCCAGATCAGGGCGAGGAACATGCTGGTGCCCCTCGATGGGGAGGGTGATTTTAAAATTGCCGGGAATCCCGTAAAGATTAAGGGCGTGCCGGACTGCACGAGCTTCGAGAAGGCGCCGGCGCTGGGCGAGCACAACGAGACCGTCATGACCGGGGTCCTCGGCTATTCGGAGGCGGAGGTCTCGGAGCTGTACGAGAAGGGGATATTGTTCAGGTAA
- a CDS encoding YraN family protein, whose product MYRTSRGRDGELIAKKRLEKLGYKILETNYRTRGGEIDIVAMEGNTVVFVEVKTRSRGGLMGAVEAVDSRKIKRISEAALQYITDKDLHRMTVRFDVVAVDVSRFRPKIILIKNAFESAI is encoded by the coding sequence TTGTATAGGACATCGAGGGGAAGGGATGGGGAGCTGATCGCAAAGAAGAGGCTTGAAAAGCTGGGCTACAAGATACTCGAAACAAACTATAGGACCAGGGGGGGCGAGATCGACATCGTGGCAATGGAGGGGAACACCGTCGTTTTCGTCGAGGTGAAGACGAGGAGCAGGGGAGGCCTCATGGGGGCCGTTGAAGCCGTCGATTCAAGAAAGATCAAGAGGATCTCGGAGGCCGCCCTGCAATATATTACGGACAAGGATCTCCACCGGATGACCGTTAGATTTGACGTGGTGGCGGTCGATGTGAGCCGGTTCAGGCCAAAAATCATCCTCATCAAAAACGCCTTCGAATCGGCGATTTGA
- a CDS encoding ribonuclease HII has translation MLFTFDDRLYSDEVNLICGVDEAGRGPLAGPVVAAAVVLPRGVRIEGLRDSKMLTEKRRFQLFDEITKAALAWATGSVGPEKIDEINVLNATLFAMKEAVSKIKDEFDLMIVDGRNEVPVKTNQRPIVKGDTLSAHIAAASVLAKVTRDRIMIDYHEEYPEYNFIRNKGYGTREHKEMLVEHGPTPIHRKTFSGVREVLLV, from the coding sequence ATGCTTTTTACCTTTGATGATCGTCTATACTCGGACGAAGTAAATCTGATATGCGGCGTCGACGAAGCGGGCCGGGGCCCATTGGCGGGGCCGGTTGTGGCCGCGGCGGTGGTCCTTCCCAGGGGGGTGAGGATCGAGGGCCTTCGCGACTCTAAAATGCTCACCGAAAAGAGACGCTTTCAGCTTTTCGATGAGATAACGAAGGCAGCCCTTGCGTGGGCGACGGGAAGCGTAGGGCCAGAAAAGATCGATGAGATTAATGTTCTCAACGCCACCCTCTTTGCCATGAAGGAGGCGGTCTCGAAGATAAAAGACGAATTCGACCTTATGATCGTCGACGGCAGAAACGAGGTCCCTGTTAAGACAAATCAAAGGCCCATCGTCAAGGGCGATACCCTCTCCGCGCACATAGCGGCGGCGTCCGTTCTGGCCAAGGTTACAAGGGACAGGATCATGATCGATTACCACGAGGAGTACCCGGAGTACAACTTCATCAGGAACAAGGGATACGGCACGAGGGAGCACAAGGAGATGCTGGTGGAGCACGGCCCAACCCCGATCCACAGGAAGACCTTCTCCGGGGTAAGGGAGGTACTCCTTGTATAG
- a CDS encoding AAA family ATPase: MIIMDLVVSGVGKFSKPVKFTFHKGYNVIYGLNESGKSTFARAIMAVLFPDIYSNVPDFINWQLEGSSRCYLTISEGNEIYRLVRDFSQKLSNLSRYVKDKNVFALITKDENEISEFITNKLKLADDEIYSGTFFSDAANLPSTSPLGYMGAVPKPVKSQQSPSEDDFDFEGQDPTALKERLETLKGEMARAEEMSEIEAAFDQEQSNLYEIQSQIKDIRQLEKEIGETSEFINRFKAFGEVEGIIGRVERYTESEKRIEHTINELRSKKGQAEAELINTKLPSITEHKLFLPGVGIAALGIVLKMPVAQDMLGRFINNPDTIENISKLAVLIMLVGIGLAGWVLWQFVSAFSYQNKLRSTVSESDDEIKMATARYNTEMREMKELMKSLGADNVEALKAKVSNYKQSELKRDTLLKRLSQMKEERDYDKLIEEENVIKSRLDEFQQKLEGMHGLGFTPQEMKTEIKKIEAYLAKKGVRFDRYDESKAGSSKSVGFAGGRKPSRFPDDHFARSLAIATELVQKGQMEPLSELQKSFDRYIQVLTNKNYARATFSKDGVIKFFKADNLMRVGMDSMSLATKDTVYFALKLALIDSIIKRRSIPVIMDDPFILFDDQRMTAVTSILKELSSKAQVILLTTKKAAIQGADRSFQIK, encoded by the coding sequence ATGATCATCATGGATCTCGTGGTTTCCGGCGTAGGGAAGTTTTCCAAGCCCGTAAAATTCACTTTTCACAAGGGATACAACGTCATCTACGGCCTTAACGAAAGTGGAAAGAGCACGTTCGCAAGGGCCATCATGGCGGTTCTTTTTCCTGACATCTACTCGAACGTGCCCGATTTCATAAACTGGCAGCTGGAGGGGTCGTCCCGCTGTTATCTTACCATATCCGAGGGCAACGAGATATACAGGCTCGTCAGGGATTTCTCCCAGAAGCTGTCGAACTTGAGCAGGTATGTCAAGGATAAAAATGTCTTCGCCCTTATCACTAAGGACGAAAACGAGATATCCGAGTTTATCACCAATAAATTGAAGCTTGCGGATGATGAGATATATTCCGGCACCTTCTTTTCCGATGCGGCGAACCTGCCTTCCACAAGCCCCCTTGGATATATGGGGGCCGTCCCAAAACCGGTAAAGTCACAACAATCCCCTTCGGAGGACGACTTCGACTTTGAAGGCCAGGATCCAACCGCCTTGAAGGAGAGGCTCGAGACACTGAAAGGGGAGATGGCCAGGGCCGAGGAGATGTCTGAGATAGAGGCCGCATTTGATCAGGAACAGTCCAACCTCTACGAAATACAGTCGCAGATCAAGGATATTCGGCAACTGGAGAAGGAGATAGGGGAGACCAGCGAGTTCATCAACAGGTTCAAGGCCTTTGGGGAGGTTGAGGGTATAATCGGCAGGGTCGAAAGATACACGGAGTCGGAGAAGCGCATCGAGCATACGATAAACGAGTTGAGAAGCAAAAAGGGCCAGGCCGAAGCGGAGCTTATAAATACGAAATTGCCTTCAATAACGGAGCACAAGCTCTTCTTGCCGGGGGTCGGAATCGCCGCTCTGGGCATTGTCCTCAAGATGCCGGTAGCCCAGGATATGCTGGGGAGATTTATTAATAACCCCGACACGATCGAAAACATCTCCAAGCTGGCGGTATTGATCATGCTTGTGGGTATCGGTTTGGCCGGCTGGGTTCTCTGGCAGTTCGTCAGCGCCTTCAGCTATCAGAATAAGCTGAGATCTACCGTGAGCGAATCGGATGACGAGATAAAGATGGCCACGGCACGCTATAATACAGAGATGAGGGAGATGAAGGAGCTTATGAAATCCCTCGGTGCCGATAACGTCGAGGCCCTCAAGGCCAAGGTCAGCAATTATAAACAGTCGGAGCTGAAGAGAGACACCCTTTTAAAGAGGCTCTCCCAGATGAAGGAGGAGAGGGATTACGATAAGCTGATCGAAGAGGAAAACGTTATAAAAAGCAGGTTGGACGAGTTTCAGCAGAAGCTCGAGGGGATGCATGGATTGGGCTTTACTCCGCAGGAGATGAAGACCGAGATAAAAAAAATAGAGGCATACCTGGCAAAGAAGGGCGTAAGGTTCGATCGATACGATGAGAGCAAGGCCGGCTCCTCGAAGTCGGTGGGATTTGCCGGCGGGAGGAAGCCGTCCCGCTTCCCGGACGACCACTTTGCAAGGTCGCTCGCCATCGCCACGGAGCTGGTTCAGAAGGGACAGATGGAGCCTTTGAGCGAGCTGCAAAAGAGCTTTGACAGGTACATACAGGTCTTGACAAACAAAAACTACGCCAGGGCGACCTTCAGCAAAGACGGGGTCATCAAGTTTTTCAAGGCCGATAATCTAATGAGGGTGGGAATGGACAGCATGTCCCTTGCCACAAAGGACACGGTCTATTTCGCCTTGAAGCTCGCCCTGATCGATTCAATTATAAAGAGAAGGTCCATCCCGGTAATCATGGATGACCCATTCATACTCTTTGACGACCAGAGGATGACCGCCGTTACCTCCATCCTGAAGGAGCTGTCATCAAAGGCGCAGGTGATCCTTTTGACAACGAAGAAGGCGGCAATACAGGGGGCGGACCGCTCCTTTCAGATCAAGTAG
- the rplS gene encoding 50S ribosomal protein L19 produces MLQIDMLEKEHMRADLPDFKAGDTVKVHVKIKEGEKERIQVFEGTVIRKRKGNTRASFTVRKISYGVGVERIFPLHSPLIDKIEVVQRGRVRRARLYYLRKRRGKAARIKELRKF; encoded by the coding sequence ATGTTGCAGATTGACATGTTGGAAAAAGAGCATATGCGGGCGGACCTGCCGGACTTCAAGGCTGGAGATACGGTCAAGGTTCATGTGAAGATCAAGGAGGGTGAAAAGGAGAGGATACAGGTCTTCGAGGGGACGGTGATAAGGAAAAGGAAGGGCAACACCCGCGCAAGCTTTACGGTAAGGAAAATATCTTACGGCGTGGGCGTTGAGAGGATTTTCCCTCTTCATTCCCCCCTGATAGATAAGATAGAGGTAGTTCAAAGAGGAAGGGTGAGGAGGGCGAGGCTGTACTACTTAAGAAAGAGAAGGGGCAAAGCGGCGAGGATTAAGGAGCTCAGAAAGTTTTGA
- a CDS encoding RNA methyltransferase has translation MGEVFVGLVHYPVLNKNGEVVATSVTNLDIHDIARASRTYGVSRFFIINPMQTQKRLVERILEYWCEGGGRSYNSLRGEALKNVEVVDDLVSAVGEIVKITGVEPIIVGTWAGHDGESLTLCDLRGKLERDDSPYLILFGTGWGMTDPVKEMCKYVVEPIRGVDEYYHLSVRSAAAIILDRIRGRKEV, from the coding sequence TTGGGAGAGGTATTTGTAGGACTCGTTCACTACCCGGTGCTAAATAAGAACGGAGAGGTGGTGGCCACGTCTGTCACTAACCTCGATATTCACGATATAGCAAGGGCCTCCAGGACCTACGGGGTGTCGAGATTTTTCATAATCAATCCGATGCAGACCCAGAAGAGGCTTGTGGAGAGGATCTTGGAATACTGGTGTGAGGGGGGCGGGAGGTCATACAATTCCCTCAGGGGGGAGGCCCTCAAGAATGTGGAGGTGGTGGACGACCTTGTCTCGGCCGTAGGCGAGATAGTCAAGATCACGGGGGTGGAACCGATAATCGTGGGGACGTGGGCGGGTCACGATGGAGAGTCTCTTACGTTGTGTGATTTGAGGGGGAAGCTGGAAAGAGACGACAGTCCGTATCTGATACTTTTTGGTACGGGTTGGGGAATGACCGATCCGGTAAAGGAAATGTGTAAATATGTTGTGGAGCCGATACGGGGGGTGGATGAATATTATCACCTTTCGGTTCGCTCGGCCGCCGCAATTATTCTCGACAGAATTAGAGGCAGAAAAGAGGTATAG
- the trmD gene encoding tRNA (guanosine(37)-N1)-methyltransferase TrmD: MKIDVLTLFPEFFESPLKTGIIKKGLDEGLITVNPVDLRDFTTDRHKTADDAPFGGGAGMVMKPEPIFRAVRHIQGGRIKRREGKPRIILLTPQGRRFSDREAKRLREFGRLVLICGRYEGVDERVSEGLVDDEISIGDYILSGGEVAALVIIEAVARLVEGVVGKRESVEKDSFSNSLLKYPQYTRPSKYLGMEVPEILLSGDHEKIAEWRLVQSVKRTLSRRPDILEGKELSEKERLIIEDITGGKPPKGG, translated from the coding sequence CTGAAGATTGATGTACTGACCCTTTTTCCCGAATTTTTCGAATCTCCTCTTAAAACCGGTATAATAAAAAAAGGACTGGATGAGGGGTTGATAACGGTCAATCCTGTCGATCTGAGGGATTTCACGACGGATCGCCACAAGACGGCGGACGACGCGCCCTTCGGCGGCGGGGCGGGGATGGTCATGAAGCCGGAGCCGATTTTCAGGGCGGTGAGACACATTCAAGGGGGACGGATCAAGAGAAGGGAGGGTAAGCCGAGGATTATCCTCCTGACGCCCCAGGGGAGAAGGTTTTCCGACCGGGAGGCCAAGAGGCTGAGGGAATTCGGAAGATTAGTCCTCATCTGCGGCCGGTACGAGGGAGTCGATGAGAGGGTGTCGGAAGGGCTTGTGGACGATGAAATATCGATCGGGGACTACATCCTTTCGGGAGGCGAGGTTGCGGCCCTCGTTATCATAGAGGCCGTGGCGAGATTGGTCGAGGGCGTCGTCGGGAAACGGGAATCGGTTGAAAAGGACAGCTTCTCGAACTCGCTCCTCAAGTACCCCCAGTACACAAGGCCGAGCAAATACCTAGGAATGGAGGTCCCGGAGATACTCCTCTCCGGCGATCACGAGAAGATCGCCGAGTGGCGGCTCGTTCAATCGGTCAAGAGGACGCTTTCAAGGAGGCCGGATATTCTCGAGGGCAAAGAGCTGAGCGAAAAGGAGAGGCTGATCATAGAGGATATCACCGGGGGAAAGCCGCCTAAGGGTGGATGA
- the rimM gene encoding 16S rRNA processing protein RimM produces MSREIVFGQIVKPHGIKGAVKVKSYAESPESFLQAKRIRILRDGQKDGDSDESPMESTFTVLNAGGMGQKVILKLQGLDSRDDAEALVGSIITVRREDLPETDEDEYYWDDLIGMEVYDVSGKYLGIIKKILETGSNDVYIVGVEGNEDTNEILVPGTRDAVREVNVPEKRMIIEPEFGPVFNAED; encoded by the coding sequence ATGTCAAGGGAAATTGTTTTTGGCCAGATAGTCAAGCCGCACGGCATCAAAGGGGCGGTAAAGGTCAAGAGTTACGCAGAATCTCCGGAGAGCTTTCTTCAGGCAAAAAGAATCAGGATTCTAAGGGATGGACAAAAGGACGGAGATTCAGACGAGAGCCCTATGGAGAGCACCTTTACCGTTTTAAATGCCGGAGGGATGGGACAAAAGGTTATCCTGAAACTCCAAGGTCTCGATTCGAGGGATGATGCAGAGGCCCTTGTCGGATCGATTATTACAGTCAGAAGGGAAGATCTTCCGGAAACCGATGAGGACGAATACTACTGGGATGACCTGATTGGAATGGAAGTATACGACGTTTCTGGGAAATATTTAGGAATTATAAAAAAGATTCTTGAGACGGGATCAAACGACGTATATATCGTTGGAGTGGAAGGGAATGAAGATACTAATGAAATATTAGTCCCAGGAACACGCGATGCGGTTCGAGAGGTGAATGTTCCCGAAAAAAGGATGATTATTGAGCCAGAATTCGGGCCGGTTTTCAATGCTGAAGATTGA
- a CDS encoding KH domain-containing protein: MKELIKYIAQALVDNPDQVEVTEIEGEQTSVIELKVAKEDLGKVIGKQGRTARAMRTILSAASTKIRKRSVLEIIE, translated from the coding sequence ATGAAAGAATTAATAAAATATATTGCACAGGCACTTGTTGATAATCCCGATCAGGTTGAGGTTACCGAGATCGAGGGGGAGCAGACTTCAGTTATCGAATTGAAGGTTGCAAAGGAAGATTTGGGTAAGGTAATAGGGAAACAGGGGAGAACGGCCCGGGCTATGAGAACCATCCTTTCTGCGGCGTCCACGAAAATCAGGAAAAGATCGGTATTGGAGATAATCGAATAG
- the rpsP gene encoding 30S ribosomal protein S16, which yields MPVKIRLQRIGAKKKPFYRIVVANSESPRNGRFIENVGTYNTLTDPSAVTLKEEKIKGWLEKGAIPTKIVGEILKRQGITIEKGGV from the coding sequence ATGCCTGTGAAAATCAGACTCCAGAGAATTGGAGCAAAAAAGAAACCGTTTTATAGAATCGTTGTGGCAAACAGCGAGTCGCCGAGAAATGGACGTTTTATCGAGAATGTCGGCACATATAATACGTTGACAGATCCGTCCGCGGTGACGTTGAAGGAGGAGAAGATCAAGGGGTGGTTGGAAAAAGGTGCTATACCCACAAAGATAGTGGGCGAGATATTAAAGCGTCAAGGAATAACCATAGAAAAAGGAGGAGTGTAG